A stretch of Bombus huntii isolate Logan2020A chromosome 7, iyBomHunt1.1, whole genome shotgun sequence DNA encodes these proteins:
- the LOC126867754 gene encoding uncharacterized protein LOC126867754 isoform X3 has protein sequence MYSMAKDHKCVHASERHVAFSDDYYHDDFYRLTSDFASKSPRENARNLAPEINDDYLEETPRKRVRIRVPVVRKSGKQHKLTVVRRLRPISSKIENPAQNQLTVASHTPRRIVVTRVRSLGLANTIHNDLESDSFKPEIGRHKVTITRRRKIASTTVSPASSERRVRITRKKLVAVRPLQPTPSFAIITTGFFTAPSSEYDEEFSEEDEGEEEVNEESVSSTATPELKEPPDVIDSKPDEVEIESKEDVSSTDIPELKEPPNIIDKKPDEVEIESKEDVSSTDTPELKESPNIIDKKPDEIATMTEETEPKVIEESSVSSPVIITDNFFLPASDDEYEEYEDEYTDTTTESEKNDSENEDILTTTKSTKIEDDLNKEDTSSMSAAPDLSEKEEPTLEQPEEVSHSVADHESTESTNLKEEEKSESLTTEKSVQEGEEITTTQMSLEEKSEEVGTTVYPEINEDEKEDGEEDRTTTEMIETTTFMEETTVISVPEEVQTTTISDKEITIIDKEEEHSSTEHPSLPSEFKSESENSSNEESLEKDIEAHVATISPEPEDILLKDSEDSLEKDTKSNTTIIEIDPKVSISKDSEDPVKKEIEPQVTVIQTKYEDSPKVEDVPKIEDVPKIEDIPKKDTQIPDSHPSIILDPSSRPETERSFPDMIDITTLKQVPETTPKLEENEENLTVQPIPSITEIISSATTIFFDEYPDFTSVLPLETSQSTSYDSSTLSYLDNSEIPSVIPLGVEYTSLSDSKRTSMVLETTSSIDSVTTSISSPTPEEIEAGLADDLYLSLSRPDFPEILPSKPVHVEHETRSETPDLEPSTSIYYTETVVTSTRLRTYTYVVTQLNGLETKVTSSTTVRPRVTTLTLTVPVTVTVTPTVESSAHAVSSVYSPVPAAGEHEGKDEEGRRLNLATRVMSNGVEVIVAGPTPALRWENSVPQPTLTLSDTVVMMLPQDKPNEFVTKTCTTTFTYLTTITKDGTTIVSTEQQVIANTATEERHRKPGSETAAVTLEASPTLRTEVFKTTYTYLTLNTDHSNINDALESSTKVITNTVTAPQHYLDMILEPSEAPRPETNTYLSTRMLEKTFMEDGRTRIETTSDTITQLIVTESAPPPRPTSVTTTLTALDSTEESMTDLMKTYYITYTYYNTFLEKGSTVVRTNVATSTDVVLEKAPAKKTTKTATVNPTPEPIQIFATKTYLTTFTYFTTLLQAGPDGETSTTVSSRSHIVENVVTESIAPSLLDAGYMNALLTTAHHSDPVKNVVTGSTIIFFDEEDQIDPTSSTGFQEATSSVEIQNNESISASFVSTESSPAANEPSLKPVEQINQENNVTVSAESGQNKKPASQNTSDLQVSNLLSLGSLGINSLSALGPVITAMAGLLQGKTTATRRNDSMPQAETQEVTTQRSPIYIPVAEFADGDIEAAESQNIGTHLANLNHNYIAEIRHKVASSLADGIPISPGEVITANSDVIIGKPGKMAPRPPQTFLEDEEHIGMKPPPLPVPNIPVHPVLEVVENDRDDAQSQQILQAHKGPQIQIYPAHQIYEEHLKIPVSMPVDANPTLISKQPQKLLPVQASPPKRIVSKQDVLENDPLLKPPDRPNVEQYANPNSNPKEPEWSPEKSRRPWSAKDPLKLPPLHPQFDQKIDSGISPIEKPWPAVPSEDQKRLPWAQKDPLLPDAPVVIQSSESKPTPAEPIVHQVPHVIDRSTGQPLLVNIQPSQVANVVIPQGGTQALIFGDTSEPHISGQYFDDPSPYPESEVGLGFVGIQRVEDLPQYSNGKDPADYMVPPSPPHSFKGLPEKHPSNRPATIPLSPGRFDYERPQDKLEAPLNRPEKMPSDVHLIKHPDHSGVLGGQGHVHTEILVHHRPETINVRPQSVPYPPIHPHVHSNNHIPSRGQFPKIPKPVESGTPPRRTEMSSSSDNSHRYILLPKPDSGNEIVLNSNWKADKKPPRILMNNRLRPRPPLRSTTSRPLDRPIYPERPGIRKPVYSGPQRPPTKTQNTFVLPHRPVSNPQIHHEPPRMTTPTPGDTMKDVATERQPSFGSRPHIDLQDRPPHFYPEKRPNIEQLRPQTERTEEHVPTGAVEYHNPSNPKIKQDNRPVTTNTQVQNFDQVPPNKDNKVAEIWYGGTQTEKTLDSEVGASEPINYHNRVKEVQKYNETEKGTSFVNQNNNVTSNIKNPYGNVASGNTVIGKPTGEIDSQQDQKEKPFWISPGSPFSHKNEMNTQSQVPYGPNYYNTKLHETPVVQGKPFGVYTGHEESNYGYKWKENKPEYDIVQGVPSTYYGSKISPISHKNQNQNEQTSTLPSREHDDTIDLKPPAIIPQFVPESNKPKRPYPRPSIMNKVETRPVLYPGPEIVSQTSEARPDQVKQSNEGKPGSLEPFVNNSLSHAGKLNQSHFQLGGFMDLNWDGGMKIRDQRPDRQEILINKGEIMKNHFRNSSISQKMEDQYPQTSTESVKVSLEKNRPVVNQQEYSGTRIHPEYPHIITKPKPQVPGPITISTANKGETRPNIRFSMPVEAIGEEVDSKTQTERPPSMLITSSSNDKKKNVEKVDGSYQTNFAASDANKDDSMNHESKIRVRPIETSTGDMLSSMEGMSVPSRDMMPPPLRPVIGLNQSNKNEEEDLKPPPITSRDVVGLSPPPVDITTTSGPTEDRFPFANVNESGLKPPPKYIPLKESSVAPLPSVSMVPPSPRPSLARPFIVELLSQDMVPPPPVTQTTKPLEIATVRPAVAVSGSIQIATAVATSHIPVVQDIESKIPIIHGTVDLPVVVDVPEILRPVETRMTEHVSIYTVRPFDTRPVSRISVQPTPMLTTNLVIPTKLRPLQVDHIQPSRSSTTRDVEPTRSHNFDIPRNPVKRPEHPVFLESSHDNVLPSTKVEATESLTHHVVSTSQKKESRPTMTKNEASKVVVSSATERKRKNETTSKELPSVVTRVDSSITKVTSTLSGNIDRRNESVIKMTKDVSNVTREAANRTTTTTRTKPKETSTVTRTETSVLGSPPTTRTLLLTHTLTSTTVETVTETLLRPTSVISTVTSTILQSVVTRIPSSYENVVDNDSIFVVMSDQKPPAPGAEEVNVEAEYGDISRDEQDPTGNEVHRVLAGGVLGAPVVSLQPIVNQCTPECRASRSEICAEVGGEMRCVCRPGFARMFPDRPCKPTYTYTLRVGLDRIGHEPVIYEASMNDSTSTAFRKLLGPTKDALDRTLMQSDLRDVYRGLKIAGFSPDPTKVEFHVQLSDNANETRLKEVLRKYLIGSNYSLGGTEVYALKNLDVIEAIDFDECATEEGGPHHDCSPNAACFNLRGSYQCSCKEGWADLSENPAYPGRFCSQAPLGCPSCNNKGHCVTNTNGQEVCECFPWHSGQRCQVNLKVLLIALVTTGAILLGLLAVCVGMACFRQPSRKRRTGDRRAMIPGTGGDTSSEGSVTDLAIPHHVPHVLPPPPQMIAPLPPTKRPARKISAKPRHPPRKATMVPASVAMNDEQRDRSLTVMIPRAKYRSAPQSPQNYKSGMSTFSTEEHKLLNYLENGTHNTGNRKQSVSSAKDCKDSDVQIVRTPAAPSGALVSAGFQVSATVTRQMDADSTLARSCGETTVETATKVLRTGDLQGDLCSTLARSCGETTIQAPTKLLRLDLGEAGSTLARSCGETTIQPPTKVADARRNSVKDARDTRDSASEGHTMAERDLGSTLRLPAQHPPLYSPDKTSDRESNFDSL, from the exons ATGTACTCCATGGCGAAGGATCACAAGTGCGTGCACGCAAGCGAGAGACACGTCGCCTTTTCAGATGACTACTACCACGACGACTTCTACCGACTAACCAGCGACTTCGCTAGCAAATCGCCCCGAGAGAACGCTAGGAATCTCGCTCCAGAGATTAACGACGATTACCTCGAAGAAACGCCCAGAAAACGCGTCAGAATTCGCGTCCCTGTGGTCAGAAAGAGTGGAAAGCAGCATAAGCTAACGGTAGTCAGAAGATTGCGTCCTATTTCGTCCAAGATTGAGAATCCTGCTCAGAATCAATTGACTGTGGCGAGTCATACGCCGCGGAGGATCGTGGTGACTAGAGTGAGGTCATTGGGATTAGCTAACACCATTCACAATGATTTGGAATCTGATAGTTTCAAACCAGAGATTGGGAGACATAAAGTGACTATTACTAGACGTAGAAAGATTGCGTCGACTACCGTTTCGCCTGCTAGCAGCGAAAGAAGAGTAAGAATCACTAGAAAGAAATTGGTCGCTGTTAGACCGCTGCAACCTACGCCTAGTTTCGCTATTATCACGACTGGATTCTTCACTGCCCCATCTTCTGAATACGATGAAGAGTTCTCCGAGGAGGATGAAGGTGAAGAAGAGGTGAACGAAGAAAGTGTTAGTTCGACTGCCACACCTGAGTTGAAGGAACCGCCCGATGTTATCGATAGCAAACCGGATGAGGTTGAGATTGAAAGTAAGGAGGATGTTAGTTCGACAGATATCCCTGAATTGAAGGAACCTCCTAATATAATCGATAAGAAACCAGATGAGGTTGAGATCGAAAGTAAGGAGGATGTTAGTTCGACAGACACGCCTGAGCTAAAGGAATCTCCTAATATAATTGATAAGAAGCCAGATGAGATTGCAACTATGACCGAGGAAACTGAACCGAAAGTTATAGAAGAGAGTAGTGTGAGTTCACCTGTCATTATCACTGATAATTTCTTCCTCCCTGCGTCTGACGATGAGTATGAAGAATACGAAGATGAATATACCGATACCACGACTGAAAGTGAGAAGAATGATTCTGAGAATGAAGATATTCTAACGACGACTAAATCTACGAAAATTGAGGATGATTTGAATAAAGAGGACACTTCAAGCATGTCTGCAGCTCCTGATTTGTCAGAGAAAGAGGAACCAACGCTGGAACAGCCCGAAGAAGTTTCACATAGTGTCGCTGATCACGAAAGTACAGAGTCAACTAAtttgaaagaagaagagaaatcTGAGTCTTTGACAACTGAAAAGTCAGTACAAGAGGGAGAAGAAATTACTACGACGCAGATGAGTTTGGAAGAGAAATCAGAAGAAGTTGGAACGACTGTTTATCCTGAGATTAATGAAGATGAGAAAGAGGATGGGGAAGAAGACCGTACAACGACAGAAATGATAGAGACTACGACATTTATGGAAGAAACGACAGTGATTAGTGTTCCTGAAGAAGTACAGACAACTACAATTTCTGATAAAGAGATTACAATAATCGATAAGGAAGAAGAACATAGTAGTACTGAACACCCTTCGCTGCCTAGTGAATTTAAATCGGAATCTGAAAATtcttcaaacgaagaatcacTCGAAAAAGATATTGAAGCTCACGTTGCAACTATTTCACCTGAACCTGAAGACATTTTACTGAAAGACAGTGAAGATTCCCTCGAGAAAGATACAAAATCAAACACCACCATAATCGAAATTGATCCCAAGGTATCTATATCAAAAGACTCTGAAGATCCTGTCAAAAAAGAGATCGAACCCCAAGTCACGGTGATTCAAACCAAATACGAAGACTCTCCCAAAGTCGAAGACGTTCCCAAAATTGAAGACGTTCCCAAAATTGAAGACATTCCTAAGAAAGACACACAAATTCCCGATAGCCACCCTAGTATCATACTCGACCCAAGTTCAAGGCCAGAAACTGAAAGATCCTTCCCAGACATGATAGATATCACTACCCTGAAACAGGTTCCAGAAACCACACCAAAACTCGAGGAAAATGAAGAGAACCTGACAGTGCAGCCCATACCATCGATTACCGAAATCATCTCGTCTGCTACGACAATTTTCTTCGACGAGTACCCCGATTTCACCAGCGTCCTGCCTTTAGAAACGTCCCAATCGACGTCGTACGACTCCAGTACCCTTAGCTACTTGGATAACTCCGAGATCCCAAGCGTGATTCCCCTAGGAGTCGAATATACGTCGTTGTCAGACTCGAAGAGGACCTCGATGGTTCTCGAGACGACGTCCAGCATTGACTCGGTAACGACGTCGATCTCGTCACCGACCCCCGAGGAAATCGAGGCAGGATTAGCCGACGATCTTTATTTGTCCCTGTCGAGGCCAGATTTCCCTGAGATACTGCCATCGAAACCGGTTCACGTGGAGCACGAGACCAGGTCCGAAACACCAGATTTAGAACCGAGCACGAGCATTTATTATACAGAGACAGTGGTGACATCGACGAGACTTAGGACGTATACGTACGTAGTGACGCAACTGAATGGACTGGAGACGAAAGTAACGTCCTCGACGACGGTCCGACCGAGAGTGACGACGCTTACATTGACGGTGCCCGTCACGGTGACTGTCACTCCTACCGTGGAGTCGTCAGCGCACGCCGTTTCGTCTGTGTATAGCCCGGTGCCCGCTGCTG GAGAGCACGAAGGAAAAGATGAAGAAGGTCGAAGGTTAAACCTGGCCACGCGTGTCATGTCAAACGGAGTCGAAGTGATCGTTGCTGGACCAACGCCAGCATTACGATGGGAGAACTCGGTGCCACAGCCTACGCTGACATTGTCCGATACTGTCGTCATGATGCTTCCACAAGATAAACCGAATGAATTTGTCACTAAGACATGTACCACCACCTTCACGTACCTTACTACCATTACGAAAGATGGGACAACTATCGTTTCAACGGAGCAGCAG GTGATAGCTAACACAGCGACCGAAGAACGTCACAGGAAGCCGGGATCTGAAACTGCCGCGGTAACATTAGAAGCATCCCCAACATTACGCACAGAAGTCTTCAAAACCACCTATACCTACTTAACATTAAACACCGATCATTCTAATATAAATGACGCGTTGGAAAGTAGCACGAAAGTAATCACGAACACGGTCACTGCGCCGCAACATTATTTAGACATGATCCTTGAACCATCAGAAGCGCCTCGACCGGAAACGAACACGTATCTCAGCACCAGGATGCTGGAAAAGACTTTCATGGAGGATGGACGTACCAGAATAGAAACCACCAGCGATACAATTACTCAG CTCATAGTAACAGAGTCTGCACCGCCTCCTCGTCCAACCAGCGTCACGACCACGTTAACGGCGCTAGACAGTACAGAGGAAAGCATGACAGACCTCATGAAAACATACTACATTACCTACACTTATTATAATACCTTCCTGGAGAAAGGTAGCACCGTGGTGCGTACGAACGTAGCGACATCAACTGACGTTGTGTTGGAGAAAGCACCTGCCAAGAAGACCACGAAGACAGCCACGGTGAATCCTACTCCAGAACCTATTCAAATTTTTGCGACAAAGACGTATCTGACCACGTTTACATACTTCACAACCTTGCTTCAG GCTGGACCAGATGGAGAAACTTCAACAACAGTCTCTTCGAGGTCGCACATCGTGGAGAACGTAGTGACAGAATCGATAGCACCAAGTTTGCTAGACGCTGGCTATATGAACGCTTTGTTAACAACTGCTCATCATTCAGATCCGGTGAAGAACGTGGTCACTGGATCAACGATCATATTCTTCGACGAGGAGGACCAGATCGATCCTACTTCGAGCACTGGCTTCCAAGAAGCGACCTCCTCGGTGGAGATCCAGAACAATGAATCGATTTCCGCCAGCTTCGTATCTACTGAATCTTCTCCAGCTGCTAATGAGCCAAGTTTGAAGCCAGTTGAACAGATTAATCAA GAGAACAACGTAACAGTTTCTGCAGAGTCTGGACAGAACAAAAAGCCTGCGAGTCAGAACACGAGCGATCTTCAAGTGAGCAATCTTCTAAGCCTAGGGTCTTTGGGAATCAATAGTTTGTCGGCTCTAGGGCCAGTGATTACGGCGATGGCTGGTTTACTACAAGGAAAGACGACAGCTACGCGAAGAAATGATTCGATGCCACAGGCGGAAACACAGGAAGTGACCACGCAAAGATCGCCCATTTATATACCAGTCGCTGAGTTCGCTGATGGAGACATCGAAGCAGCTGAGAGTCAAAATATAG GTACACATCTAGCGAACCTTAACCACAATTACATCGCTGAAATCCGTCACAAAGTTGCATCCAGCCTGGCAGATGGAATTCCAATTTCCCCGGGCGAAGTAATCACTGCGAACAGCGACGTAATCATAGGAAAACCAGGGAAAATGGCACCTAGACCACCTCAAACGTTCTTAGAGGACGAAGAACACATTGGAATGAAACCGCCGCCGCTACCAGTCCCTAACATTCCAGTTCATCCTGTTCTCGAAGTCGTGGAGAACGATCGAGACGATGCTCAGTCTCAGCAGATTCTTCAAGCCCACAAAGGTCcacaaatacaaatatatccTGCGCATCAGATTTACGAAGAACATTTGAAAATTCCGGTTTCCATGCCTGTCGATGCGAATCCTACATTGATATCGAAACAACCTCAGAAGCTACTTCCAGTTCAAGCGTCTCCGCCAAAGAGAATAGTTTCGAAGCAAGATGTACTGGAGAATGATCCTTTGTTAAAGCCACCTGATAGACCTAACGTGGAACAGTATGCAAATCCAAATTCAAATCCTAAGGAGCCGGAATGGAGTCCTGAGAAATCTAGGCGACCGTGGAGTGCTAAGGATCCTTTAAAGCTCCCTCCACTACATCCACAATTTGATCAG AAAATCGACTCAGGAATATCTCCAATAGAGAAACCTTGGCCCGCCGTTCCATCTGAAGATCAGAAACGATTACCGTGGGCTCAGAAAGATCCTTTGCTCCCTGATGCTCCTGTTGTGATTCAATCTTCGGAATCCAAACCGACACCGGCGGAACCTATAGTTCATCAAGTACCACACGTCATCGACAGATCAACAGGACAACCTTTATTAGTAAATATTCAACCTAGTCAGGTGGCTAACGTGGTGATTCCTCAAGGTGGTACTCAAGCACTGATATTCGGTGACACCAGCGAGCCACACATCAGTGGACAATACTTCGACGATCCATCACCATATCCTGAATCAGAAGTTGGTTTGGGATTTGTTGGAATCCAAAGA GTGGAGGACCTGCCTCAATATTCCAACGGAAAGGACCCAGCAGATTATATGGTTCCACCATCGCCACCTCACAGTTTCAAGGGGTTACCAGAAAAACACCCTTCTAATCGTCCAGCAACCATCCCCTTATCGCCAGGTCGTTTCGATTATGAAAGACCGCAAGACAAACTAGAAGCTCCTTTAAACAGACCAGAGAAGATGCCATCAGACGTACATTTGATTAAACACCCTGACCATTCTGGTGTCCTCGGCGGCCAAGGTCACGTACACACTGAGATCCTGGTCCATCACAGACCAGAAACTATAAACGTTCGTCCACAAAGCGTTCCTTATCCTCCTATTCATCCTCACGTGCATTCCAACAATCATATACCGTCACGCGGACAATTtccaaaaattccaaaaccTGTAGAATCCGGAACTCCACCTAGAAGAACAGAAATGTCGAGTTCATCGGACAATTCCCATCGATATATCTTATTGCCTAAGCCAGACTCGGGGAACGAGATCGTCTTGAATTCCAATTGGAAGGCGGACAAGAAACCACCGCGAATTCTGATGAATAACAGGTTGAGACCACGTCCACCGTTGAGATCGACGACTAGTCGTCCTTTGGATAGGCCGATTTACCCGGAAAGGCCGGGTATTAGGAAACCAGTTTACAGCGGACCTCAGAGGCCTCCGACAAAGACACAGAATACATTTGTGCTTCCTCATCGGCCAGTCAGTAATCCTCAAATTCACCATGAACCACCGAGGATGACCACTCCGACGCCTGGAGATACGATGAAGGACGTGGCAACTGAGAGACAGCCTTCGTTCGGATCTCGTCCTCac ATTGATCTTCAAGACAGACCGCCTCACTTTTACCCTGAGAAGAGACCAAACATAGAACAACTGAGACCTCAAACTGAAAGGACAGAAGAACACGTGCCCACGGGAGCAGTAGAATATCACAATCCTTCGAATCCTAAAATAAAGCAAGATAACAGACCAGTTACAACAAATACGCAAGTTCAAAACTTCGATCAGGTTCCACctaataaagataataaagTAGCAGAAATCTGGTATGGCGGTACGCAAACAGAGAAAACGTTAGATTCAGAAGTTGGTGCCTCAGAACCCATAAACTATCACAATCGAGTCAAGGAGGTGCAAAAATACAATGAAACCGAAAAAGGCACGTCTTTCGTTAATCAAAATAACAATGTAACATCCAATATAAAAAATCCCTACGGAAATGTAGCCTCTGGTAATACAGTGATTGGAAAACCAACTGGAGAAATTGATTCCCAACAAGATCAGAAAGAAAAACCATTTTGGATAAGTCCAGGCTCTCCATTTTCtcataaaaatgaaatgaatacACAATCTCAAGTACCATACGGCCCTAATTATTACAATACTAAGCTTCATGAAACACCAGTAGTTCAAGGAAAACCGTTTGGCGTGTACACTGGCCACGAAGAATCGAATTATGGTTACAAATGGAAAGAGAACAAGCCTGAATACGACATAGTACAAGGTGTACCATCGACTTATTATGGAAGCAAAATATCTCCAATTAGCCACAAGAATCAAAATCAAAACGAACAGACATCGACTCTACCAAGTCGTGAACACGACGATACCATAGATTTAAAACCACCAGCGATCATTCCTCAATTTGTCCCTGAATCAAATAAACCTAAGAGACCATATCCTCGACCATCTATAATGAACAAAGTGGAAACTAGGCCTGTACTATATCCTGGACCAGAAATTGTAAGTCAAACTTCAGAAGCCAGACCGGATCAAGTGAAACAGTCCAACGAAGGCAAGCCAGGAAGCCTGGAACCATTTGTAAATAACAGTTTGAGTCATGCAGGTAAATTGAATCAGAGTCACTTCCAGTTAGGAGGTTTCATGGATCTTAATTGGGATGGGGGAATGAAGATTAGAGACCAAAGACCTGATAGACAAGAGATTCTAATTAACAAGGGTGAAATTATGAAGAATCATTTTAGAAACAGTTCTATTTCTCAGAAAATGGAAGATCAGTATCCTCAGACGAGCACTGAGAGCGTTAAAGTAAGTTTGGAGAAGAATCGTCCTGTGGTGAATCAACAGGAGTATTCAGGAACCAGAATTCATCCAGAGTATCCTCATATTATCACCAAGCCTAAGCCTCAAGTACCTGGACCAATTACTATCTCAACAGCTAACAAAGGTGAAACTAGGCCCAATATTAGGTTCTCCATGCCTGTAGAGGCTATAGGCGAAGAAGTTGATAGCAAGACGCAAACTGAGCGACCACCAAGTATGTTAATCACGAGCAGTTCTAACGATAAGAAGAAGAACGTGGAAAAGGTAGATGGTTCTTATCAGACGAATTTCGCGGCTTCAGACGCGAATAAGGATGATTCTATGAATCATGAGAGCAAAATTAGAGTTAGACCTATTGAGACGTCTACTGGCGATATGTTGAGTAGTATGGAAGGAATGAGCGTGCCTTCTAGGGACATGATGCCTCCGCCATTGAGACCTGTTATTGGGTTGAATCAATCGAATAAGAATGAAGAAGAGGATTTGAAACCACCACCTATAACTTCGAGGGATGTAGTTGGATTATCACCTCCACCAGTTGATATTACCACGACCAGTGGTCCCACGGAAGATAGATTCCCGTTTGCAAATGTCAACGAATCTGGATTGAAACCTCCGCCTAAATATATTCCACTGAAGGAGTCTTCTGTTGCACCTTTACCTAGCGTTAGCATGGTGCCTCCTAGTCCAAGACCTTCTCTTGCTAGGCCTTTCATAGTGGAATTGCTGTCTCAG GATATGGTACCTCCACCACCAGTAACTCAAACTACCAAACCACTTGAAATTGCCACGGTGAGGCCAGCGGTCGCGGTGTCTGGATCGATTCAAATCGCGACAGCCGTCGCAACATCCCACATACCAGTGGTTCAGGATATCGAATCAAAGATACCGATCATACACGGCACTGTCGATCTTCCAGTGGTGGTAGACGTGCCTGAGATTCTTAGGCCAGTGGAAACCAGGATGACGGAGCACGTTAGCATTTATACCGTGCGACCATTTGACACGAGACCTGTATCTag AATATCGGTACAACCAACACCAATGCTAACGACGAACCTGGTAATCCCAACGAAGCTAAGACCATTGCAAGTAGATCATATTCAACCAAGCAGATCCTCGACAACCAGAGACGTGGAACCAACTCGATCTCATAACTTCGATATTCCTCGAAACCCTGTAAAACGTCCGGAGCATCCAGTATTTTTGGAATCCAGTCAcgataacgttctaccatcgACAAAGGTGGAAGCTACGGAAAGTTTGACTCACCACGTGGTCAGCACGAGTCAGAAGAAAGAGTCACGACCTACAATGACGAAAAACGAAGCTTCAAAGGTGGTCGTTTCGTCGGCGACAGAACGCAAACGAAAGAACGAAACCACATCGAAGGAATTGCCTAGCGTGGTGACCAGGGTTGACAGTTCGATAACGAAGGTAACGAGTACGTTGTCCGGAAATATTGACAGGAGAAACGAGTCGGTGATCAAGATGACGAAGGATGTTAGCAACGTGACACGCGAGGCTGCTAATAGGACAACGACGACCACGCGTACGAAGCCTAAAGAG ACGTCAACAGTAACGAGAACGGAAACATCTGTATTGGGTTCACCACCTACAACTCGAACATTACTGCTCACCCACACATTGACATCGACCACTGTGGAAACAGTAACGGAAACATTATTGCGTCCAACCAGTGTAATATCCACGGTCACATCAACGATCTTGCAATCGGTGGTGACTAGAATACCATCATCCTACGAAAACGTGGTCGACAATGATTCCATCTTTGTGGTGATGAGCGATCAGAAGCCACCGGCACCTGGTGCTGAAGAGgtaaat GTTGAGGCTGAATACGGTGATATTTCGAGAGACGAACAAGATCCAACTGGAAACGAAGTTCATAGAGTACTGGCTGGTGGAGTTCTTGGAGCACCCGTGGTATCGCTTCAACCTATTGTCAATCAGTGTACACCAGAATGTAGAGCGTCTAGGTCTGAAATATGCGCGGAAGTTGGAGGTGAAATGCGATGCGTTTGCCGTCCGGGCTTCGCTAGGATGTTCCCTGATCGACCTTGCAAGC CCACTTACACTTACACGTTACGAGTTGGCTTGGACCGTATTGGACACGAACCAGTAATATACGAAGCCAGCATGAACGATTCGACGTCGACAGCTTTCAGAAAACTGTTAGGTCCTACTAAAGACGCCCTAGATAGAACTCTGATGCAGAGTGATCTCAGAGATGTCTACAGAGGATTGAAGATAGCCGGTTTCTCGCCTGACCCAACGAAAGTGGAGTTCCACGTTCAGCTCAGCGACAACGCTAATGAAACCAGACTAAAAGAAGTTCTTCGAAAGTATCTTATTGGAAGCAATTATAGCTTAGGAGGCACTGAGGTTTATGCCTTGAAAAATCTTGACGTC attGAGGCCATTGATTTCGACGAATGCGCGACAGAAGAAGGAGGACCACATCACGATTGCTCGCCAAACGCAGCCTGTTTCAATCTGCGAGGCTCTTATCAGTGTTCTTGTAAAGAGGGTTGGGCAGATTTGTCTGAAAACCCCGCGTATCCTGGAAGATTCTGCTCTCAAGCGCCCTTAGGTTGCCCTAGTTGTAACAACAAAGGACACTGCGTTACGAACACCAATGGTCAAGAGGTTTGCGAGTGCTTCCCCTGGCACAGTGGTCAGCGGTGTCAAGTTAATCTGAAAG TGCTCCTGATAGCTCTTGTTACAACGGGTGCAATATTACTGGGCCTTCTGGCGGTTTGTGTCGGTATGGCATGTTTCCGTCAGCCGAGTCGGAAACGAAGAACTGGCGACAGAAGGGCTATGATTCCTGGAACGGGCGGGGACACCAGTAGCGAGGGTAGTGTGACAGACTTGGCTATTCCACACCACGTGCCGCACGTTCTCCCACCACCCCCACAGATGATCGCACCCTTGCCACCGACAAAGAGGCCGGCTCGAAAGATCAGTGCCAAACCCAGACATCCACCAAGAAAAGCTACCATGGTACCTGCATCAG TGGCAATGAACGACGAACAACGAGATCGTTCGTTGACAGTGATGATCCCGCGCGCCAAATATCGATCCGCACCCCAGTCTCCGCAGAATTACAAATCCGGTATGAGCACGTTCTCGACAGAAGAGCACAAGCTGCTCAATTACCTCGAAAACGGCACGCATAACACCGGAAACAGGAAGCAGAGCGTATCCAGCGCGAAAGATTGCAAGGATTCTGATGTGCAGATCGTCAGAACGCCGGCTGCACCGAGTGGCGCCCTTGTTAGCGCTGGTTTTCAG GTGTCCGCAACGGTAACTCGACAAATGGACGCCGACTCGACGTTAGCTCGCTCCTGTGGCGAGACCACGGTTGAAACAGCGACGAAAGTGCTGCGAACCGGGGATCTCCAGGGCGATCTGTGCTCGACGTTGGCGCGTTCCTGTGGCGAGACGACC